A genome region from Cinclus cinclus chromosome 29, bCinCin1.1, whole genome shotgun sequence includes the following:
- the ANXA4 gene encoding annexin A4 codes for MATVKGVSTFSAEQEAQALRKAMKGFGTDEDAIIETLTKLNVSQRQQVLITYKSTIGRDLIDDLKSELSGNFEKVIIALMTPTTMYDVHELRRALKGAGTDEGCLIEILASRTNAEIRHINENYKLQYGSTLEDDIVSDTSSMFRRVLVSLATGNRDEGTFVDEALAQQDAQCLYEAGEKKWGTDEVQFMSILCTRNRCHLLRVFDVYRVIANKDITESIKSEMSGDLEDALLAVVKCMRNKPAYFAERLYKSMKGLGTDDSTLIRVMVSRSEVDMLYIRREFLATYGKSLHSFIKGDCSGDYRKVLLRLCGGED; via the exons ATG GCAACAGTTAAGGGCGTCTCAACTTTCAGTGCTGAGCAAGAAGCACAGGCACTAAGGAAGGCCATGAAGGGATTTG GCACGGATGAAGATGCCATCATTGAGACCTTGACCAAACTGAATGTTTCCCAGCGTCAGCAAGTTCTGATCACCTATAAAAGCACTATTGGCAGG GATTTGATTGATGACTTGAAGTCTGAGCTGAGTGGGAATTTTGAAAAGGTGATCATTGCTTTGATGACTCCTACCACCATGTATGACGTGCATGAACTGAGGAGGGCTCTAAAG GGAGCAGGAACAGATGAAGGCTGCCTGATTGAAATCCTGGCTTCTCGCACCAACGCAGAAATTCGGCACATCAATGAGAACTACAAACTCC AATATGGCTCCACTCTCGAGGACGACATTGTCTCTGACACATCCTCTATGTTCCGCAGAGTCCTCGTGTCCCTTGCCACG GGTAACAGAGATGAGGGAACATTCGTGGATGAGGCCCTTGCTCAACAAGATGCTCAG TGCCTGTATGAAGCTGGGGAGAAGAAATGGGGAACGGATGAGGTGCAGTTCATGTCCATCCTCTGCACACGGAACAGATGCCACCTGCTCAGAG TTTTTGATGTGTACAGAGTGATTGCTAATAAGGACATCACAGAGAGCATTAAATCTGAGATGTCAGGAGACCTTGAGGATGCTTTGTTAGCTGTGG TAAAGTGTATGAGGAATAAACCTGCTTATTTTGCTGAAAGATTGTACAAATCTATGAAG GGCCTGGGCACCGATGACAGCACACTGATCCGGGTAATGGTGTCCCGCTCGGAGGTGGACATGCTCTACATCAGGAGGGAGTTCCTGGCCACCTACGGCAAATCGCTCCACTCCTTCATTAAG GGAGACTGCTCAGGGGACTACAGGAAAGTTCTGCTCAGGCTATGTGGTGGAGAGGATTAA